CCACGATGAACCGCTCAACGAAAAGGGAGAATGCCTCGACTTGCAGCGGCGCGATTTGATTCGAAACTATCTGAAAGAACTGCACCGCGCGATCCAGGACGGCGTCGATGTGCAGGGCTACTTCCTATGGTCCTTCATGGACAACTTTGAATGGGGCGAAGGCTACGGTATCCGTTTTGGCATTACTCACATGGACTACACTACACTCAAACGCACTCCGAAATTGAGTGCCTATTGGTATGCCGAAGTCATCCGTAACAACGCACTCTACCATGGAGAAAACAGTCAATCAGCCACCGCTAGAACCGAACTAAGCGCCCTCGCGACGTAAATGACCTTGCATTGAAGCGTATAAAAATATTACGTAAGATTTCTTACTGAAATCCCCTTCAATGTCCCGCGTCAGTCTCAAACAAATTGCCGAAAAAGCAGGCGTCTCCCGCATGACGGTTTCTTGCGCTCTGCGCAATTCGCCACGTGTTAAAGCAGAGACCGCCGCTCGCATCCGGGCCATCGCCGACGAACTAGGCTACGCACCGGATCCGCGATTCGCGGAACATATGGCGCGCGTGCGCGACACCAAGCAAAAAGCGCTTTTACCCATCGCGTGGATCAATGCCAATGCAAAGCAGAAAGCCTTTCGCGAATACGAATGGCTACAGCCATATTTTGAAGGCGCACAAGAACGCTGTGAGGAACTGGGCTACCGGCTCGAAGAATTCTGGCTGCGTGAACGTGACATGAGCGCAGAGCGACTCTCGGATATTATCACTCACCGTGGCATACGCGGCGTGATCCTAACACCGACCATTCCCAGCATCACCCATCTGAAGCTCAAGTGGGAAGCGTTCAGCTGTGTCTCCATCGAGAACGCCATTCTATCACCGCGCGTGCACCGCGTCATCCCCGACAGCTACTACAATATTCTACTGGCCATTAAAGTGCTCAAGCGCCGCGGATACAAGCGCATCGGTCTTTGCATGCATCATCTGGAATCGCGCCGCTCCAATCATGCCTATCTGGCAGCCTTGCAATTGACTCAGGCAGACATGCCATCCTCAGCGCGAATACCGGCGCACATTTTTAAATCCTTCGAAATGCCCAGCTTCAAAAAATGGCTACGTCAGCACAAGCCCGATGCCATCATCTGCCACCACTCACGCATGCTTCACTGGCTAAATGAATTGGGCTATCGTGTCCCGGAGGATATCGGCGTCGCGCATTTAGCGACAGACAAAGACTGCCAGGACTGGGCCGGCATTTGGCAAAACAAACACCACATCGGCGCACAGGCCGTTGAACAGTTGGTATCCATGATGCAAAAACGACGCACAGGAATCCCCGAGCACCCGCATGAAATTCTGATCCAAGGCAACTGGCAGAATGGGACAACATTGATTCCAGCTAGAGGCGAGCTCTTAAAGTGAAGCGAATACGAAGTGTCGTAGCGTGCAGCTTAGCAAACGTTCATGACGTGTAAACTTAGCCTCGGTCCGCTTGCTGGAGCTGTGCGCGACGAAAAAGTCATTCTTTATACAAAGTACAGCATTGCCTCGTAACACTGTAACGATGGCTGAAGCACATCGCTCCTGGAACGACGAACTTTAGTCGTCGCTCGCTATCCAGAACACTGTAACGATGGCTGAAGCACATCGCTCCTGGAACGACGAACTTTAGTCGTCGCTCGCATCCCTACTCCGTCGCAGCGAGCAAATCTGCTACGCGGACGAAAGCGACATCGGCTGCGCCGTGCACGGTCGTCGAATAGCAGACATAATGTCCTCCCACGCAGAAGTGCGGGTGCGGGTGCATGTGATAAGGATGCAATGCTTTGCTCGCCTGTGGCATGTGGCTCACGATGTCGACAGATCGCTGGGTCTTTAAATTGACAAAGCGCACATGATGACACTCGGGTGCATCGGCTGGCATGGAATCGAGGACGAGATAATTGCCACAAGGCGACGAATGGGCATGCGAGACGGTCTCATGCGGCCACATCAACTCTGGCTGCGCCTCGGTAGGACCTGCAACACTCAGAGGCACGCGCTCCACTCCGGTCTGGTAGTGAATGTACCAAATATATTCGCCATCGGCACTCCACCACTCATGCCCGTGCAACTGACGGGGATCTTTACGCACGCAGTCGACGGGGTCCACTAGATGCGAGTTTGCAGAGGTCTTTTCATAGCCCTCGCTGGCCAATGATTCTGGATAGACAGGCGTCAATTGCCCGCCCTTTCGAATCAGCCAAAGGCGGTTGTCTTTGGGGATATACTCACCGCTGATCGGATTCACATAGTTTTCCTGCGCCAACAACATGAGGTCCGGATGCACGGGATTGAACTGCCCGTGATTATAAATGCGTTGCACCGTTTGCCAGGTTTCGACCTGCCCCTGCTCCAGTGAAAATTTGCCGATCACGGTGTCACCGCCCACCCCCGCATCGATACCGAAGTATTTCCCATCCGGTGATCGAGTGAAGTGGGTCGCATAACGCTTGATGGGTCGGTTCCCCACCTGACTCACAGCAAAGCCACCCATGCGACGTGGACTGGACTGCGGATCGACGGAAAGCGTCCAAACGCCTTGAGCATTGGCCCAATAAACATCGGCCGTCGCAGGATAGACATAGGGAGATGCCGCGGAAAAAGCAGTCTCTGGAAACCAGCGAATGGACTCTTCCTGAAAATCGGCCAAGCCCAGGCAACGACCGGTATGTGCATCGTTCGACGGCGGAAAGGCACAATAAAACCAGTAATAACGTCCATCCGCCGATAGGCTTTGATT
The nucleotide sequence above comes from Coraliomargarita algicola. Encoded proteins:
- a CDS encoding LacI family DNA-binding transcriptional regulator produces the protein MSRVSLKQIAEKAGVSRMTVSCALRNSPRVKAETAARIRAIADELGYAPDPRFAEHMARVRDTKQKALLPIAWINANAKQKAFREYEWLQPYFEGAQERCEELGYRLEEFWLRERDMSAERLSDIITHRGIRGVILTPTIPSITHLKLKWEAFSCVSIENAILSPRVHRVIPDSYYNILLAIKVLKRRGYKRIGLCMHHLESRRSNHAYLAALQLTQADMPSSARIPAHIFKSFEMPSFKKWLRQHKPDAIICHHSRMLHWLNELGYRVPEDIGVAHLATDKDCQDWAGIWQNKHHIGAQAVEQLVSMMQKRRTGIPEHPHEILIQGNWQNGTTLIPARGELLK